A genome region from Candidatus Eisenbacteria bacterium includes the following:
- the mnmE gene encoding tRNA uridine-5-carboxymethylaminomethyl(34) synthesis GTPase MnmE, with protein sequence MSGTLPILDDTIAAIATPPGAGGLAVVRVSGRAAIEVADRVFAGGMRLDQAASHTLHHGWARWPADVEPSLQRRLDEVVAAVFRAPRSYTREHVIELSCHGGELPSRRVLAALLAAGARLARPGEFTLRAFLNGRLDLTRAEAVADVIAAASEAASDLALAQLSGALSLRLDALHDRICDALAEIEARVDFAEDVGGVEVPPAVISSIDEVASELGAMLAGSSYARAIREGVRVPLIGRPNVGKSSLFNALLGEARAIVTPLPGTTRDRVSEAIELAGIRVTLSDTAGIRATRDPIEALGVERSRGELNASPLAVWVVDASQPLTSEDFQIASALAGRRSLVALNKSDLDCRVGSSEVAELLSGGPSMAVPVSALHGAGVDALREALATALGATDGALGEAVSNPRHAEALARAQAAVVRAGAAGRASAPGECVALELREALAAIGEVTGRSVSEELLDRIFSRFCIGK encoded by the coding sequence ATGAGCGGGACCCTTCCGATCCTCGACGACACGATCGCCGCCATCGCGACTCCTCCCGGAGCGGGCGGGCTCGCCGTCGTGCGGGTGAGCGGTCGCGCCGCGATCGAGGTCGCCGATCGAGTGTTCGCGGGTGGCATGCGGCTCGACCAGGCCGCGAGCCACACGCTTCACCACGGCTGGGCGCGGTGGCCGGCGGATGTCGAGCCGTCGCTTCAACGGAGGCTCGACGAAGTGGTGGCGGCGGTGTTTCGGGCACCGCGCTCCTACACGCGGGAGCATGTGATCGAGCTGTCCTGCCATGGAGGCGAGCTACCGTCGCGCCGCGTGCTGGCGGCGCTGCTGGCAGCGGGGGCGCGTCTGGCGCGGCCCGGCGAGTTCACGCTGCGGGCATTTCTGAACGGTCGACTCGATCTCACGCGCGCCGAGGCGGTCGCGGACGTGATCGCCGCGGCGAGCGAGGCAGCGAGCGATCTGGCGCTCGCTCAATTATCGGGCGCGCTTTCGCTCCGGCTCGACGCCCTCCACGACCGAATCTGCGATGCCCTCGCAGAGATCGAGGCGCGCGTCGACTTCGCCGAGGACGTGGGTGGCGTCGAAGTTCCGCCTGCCGTGATTTCCTCGATCGACGAGGTCGCGAGCGAGCTGGGCGCGATGCTCGCGGGCTCAAGCTACGCGCGCGCGATCCGTGAAGGTGTGCGCGTGCCCCTGATCGGGCGTCCGAACGTCGGCAAGTCCTCGTTGTTCAACGCGCTGCTGGGCGAGGCACGGGCGATCGTCACGCCGTTGCCCGGCACCACCCGCGACCGGGTCAGCGAGGCGATCGAACTGGCGGGCATTCGAGTCACGCTCTCCGATACCGCCGGCATCCGGGCCACGCGCGACCCGATCGAGGCGCTCGGGGTCGAACGGTCTCGCGGCGAACTGAACGCGAGCCCGTTGGCGGTGTGGGTGGTCGACGCCTCACAGCCGCTGACATCGGAGGATTTTCAGATCGCTTCCGCCCTCGCGGGGCGCCGCTCGCTGGTGGCGCTCAACAAGAGCGATCTCGACTGCCGGGTCGGATCCTCCGAAGTGGCCGAGCTCCTCTCGGGTGGCCCGAGCATGGCGGTCCCGGTCTCGGCGCTGCACGGAGCTGGCGTCGATGCGCTTCGCGAGGCGCTCGCAACCGCACTCGGCGCGACCGACGGTGCACTCGGCGAGGCGGTCTCGAACCCGCGTCACGCCGAGGCGCTGGCGCGTGCGCAGGCGGCCGTCGTGCGCGCCGGTGCGGCGGGCCGTGCGAGCGCGCCGGGCGAATGCGTAGCGCTCGAACTTCGCGAGGCGCTCGCGGCGATCGGT